One Scytonema millei VB511283 DNA segment encodes these proteins:
- a CDS encoding ABC transporter substrate-binding protein — translation MSRKNETVLLLLSLLITLGLVGGGALLFSHLFGKSFVGIGNNSSSSTTGGASPGGAISFGNKTLFSGKILPAKQAGIEAIAARNWSVATEKLQAALTQNRNDPETVIFLNNAKIGDRKSYAIAVVVPTGTSPNGSLEVLRGVAQAQTETNQTGNINGVPLKVAIVNDNNQEDQARQVASTLVNTPEILAVIGHWASQVTLAVEPIYDEGKLVAISPVSTSVKLSGISPYIFRTVPSDYIAARALANYMLTNLQQKNAAVFFNPQSAYSQSLKSEFVTAVLLGGGKVTSEFDLSDPSFSPANSINQAIKQGAKVLMLAPNTGSNTSIIDKALQVVQVNRRRLQLLGGDAIYNSTTLEVAGDAAVNMVVAIPWDIDTDPKSQFVRQSRQFWGAEVNWRTALAYNATKALTAAMQKSPTREGIQQTLTSTDFSTPGAANPVQFLPSGDSNAPVQLVQVVRQVNTSTGYDFVPVRQ, via the coding sequence ATGTCGCGTAAAAATGAAACAGTGCTGCTGCTACTATCGCTACTAATTACGCTCGGATTAGTAGGGGGAGGAGCTTTACTATTCAGTCATCTTTTTGGGAAATCGTTTGTCGGAATTGGGAATAATTCTAGCTCGTCAACTACAGGTGGTGCTTCTCCGGGTGGAGCGATTAGTTTTGGCAACAAAACATTATTTTCAGGGAAAATTTTACCAGCAAAACAGGCAGGAATAGAGGCGATCGCGGCTCGAAATTGGAGTGTTGCAACTGAGAAATTACAAGCAGCACTAACGCAAAATCGCAACGACCCCGAGACCGTAATTTTCCTCAACAATGCCAAGATTGGCGATCGCAAAAGCTACGCAATTGCTGTTGTCGTTCCCACTGGTACTAGTCCGAATGGGAGTTTGGAAGTTCTACGCGGCGTTGCCCAGGCACAGACAGAAACAAATCAAACTGGGAATATTAATGGTGTTCCCTTGAAAGTAGCGATCGTCAACGACAACAATCAAGAAGACCAAGCTCGACAAGTTGCCTCAACTTTGGTCAACACTCCCGAAATTTTGGCAGTTATCGGTCACTGGGCAAGTCAAGTCACCCTTGCCGTTGAACCTATATATGATGAGGGCAAGTTAGTCGCGATCTCTCCGGTCAGTACTTCTGTTAAGCTTTCCGGCATCAGTCCCTACATTTTTCGTACCGTTCCCAGCGATTATATTGCTGCAAGAGCTTTGGCAAATTACATGCTGACCAATTTACAGCAAAAAAATGCTGCTGTTTTTTTTAATCCCCAAAGTGCTTACAGCCAATCCTTAAAATCTGAGTTTGTCACAGCTGTTTTACTCGGAGGTGGCAAAGTCACATCTGAGTTTGACTTATCAGACCCTAGTTTTAGCCCAGCTAACAGCATTAACCAAGCCATCAAGCAAGGGGCAAAAGTTCTGATGTTAGCACCTAACACTGGGTCTAACACTAGCATTATCGATAAAGCCCTACAGGTCGTGCAAGTCAACCGCAGACGATTGCAACTTCTAGGTGGCGATGCCATTTATAACTCAACCACGCTCGAAGTCGCGGGAGACGCAGCTGTGAATATGGTAGTCGCTATTCCGTGGGATATTGACACCGATCCGAAATCTCAGTTCGTGCGTCAGTCACGACAGTTTTGGGGGGCTGAGGTCAACTGGCGTACCGCTCTTGCCTACAATGCAACCAAGGCTTTAACTGCGGCAATGCAGAAGTCTCCCACTCGCGAAGGGATTCAACAAACTCTGACTAGTACTGATTTTTCCACTCCTGGCGCAGCGAATCCAGTGCAATTTCTTCCTTCTGGGGATAGTAACGCACCAGTGCAGCTGGTACAAGTCGTGCGTCAAGTCAATACAAGTACTGGCTATGATTTCGTACCAGTGCGACAATAG
- a CDS encoding serine/threonine-protein kinase, with translation MEVFCTRLGCPRPLNHFADLDNSAILKTTEQKYCTCCGMPLILQGRYLPVKLLGQGGFGAAFLARDRYTPGMRQCVVKQFKPSGDLSATQLMTAQTLFEREAVALEQLGDRHDQIPDLLAFFELSVPSWQPNKHERFFYLVQEFIDGETLEAELESQGRFSESQVLQLLYAILPVLQFVHEQKAIHRDIKPSNIIRDRHGKLYLLDFGAVKQVTSQAGGAQSASTGIYSMGFAPPEQVSGGEVYPSTDLYALAVTAVNLLTGKKPTDLYDAGRNQWHWRMHVEVSNGLASILTKMLSAQPQQRYQSAAEVLTALHQLDRPTPTPPTPPSITRRPSFPLWEVLAGAAFSGFEGALLAIALSSLFPTPAIGWAIAALILSALVFALSRRWIEKVDLLIISVISSVTVVLIPALHANLNVSSILVLAIGGGLIAVALTALFKIIYQLLDRIL, from the coding sequence ATGGAAGTTTTCTGCACTCGTTTAGGCTGTCCCCGTCCGCTCAATCATTTTGCCGATCTCGATAATAGCGCCATTCTCAAAACAACAGAACAAAAATATTGCACCTGTTGCGGTATGCCGCTGATTTTACAGGGGCGCTATCTACCAGTAAAACTACTAGGACAAGGGGGGTTCGGTGCGGCTTTTTTGGCACGCGATCGCTATACGCCTGGGATGCGTCAGTGTGTCGTGAAGCAATTCAAGCCCTCTGGTGACTTGAGCGCTACTCAGCTGATGACTGCCCAAACTCTATTTGAACGGGAAGCAGTCGCCTTAGAGCAACTTGGCGATCGCCACGACCAAATCCCCGATTTGTTGGCTTTTTTTGAATTGAGCGTCCCGAGTTGGCAGCCCAATAAACACGAACGGTTTTTTTATCTCGTTCAAGAGTTTATCGACGGTGAAACTCTAGAAGCAGAACTAGAATCTCAAGGTCGGTTCTCCGAATCGCAGGTCTTGCAACTGCTCTACGCCATTTTACCCGTTTTACAGTTCGTTCACGAGCAAAAAGCGATTCATCGGGATATCAAACCTTCTAATATCATCCGCGATCGCCACGGTAAACTTTACTTACTCGATTTTGGTGCGGTCAAACAAGTGACGAGCCAAGCAGGAGGAGCGCAATCTGCTTCGACCGGAATTTATTCTATGGGTTTTGCTCCTCCAGAACAAGTCTCAGGTGGGGAAGTTTACCCTTCTACGGACTTGTATGCCTTGGCTGTAACCGCAGTCAACCTACTCACTGGCAAAAAACCCACGGATTTATACGATGCCGGTCGCAATCAATGGCATTGGCGAATGCATGTTGAGGTTAGCAATGGGTTGGCTAGCATTCTGACCAAGATGCTATCAGCTCAACCGCAGCAGCGCTACCAGTCAGCCGCCGAAGTCCTTACCGCTCTGCATCAGCTCGATCGCCCCACCCCTACACCACCTACTCCGCCATCGATAACCAGACGACCGAGTTTCCCTCTGTGGGAAGTTTTAGCAGGAGCGGCTTTTAGCGGTTTTGAAGGCGCTTTGCTGGCGATCGCGCTTTCCAGCCTTTTTCCCACTCCCGCTATTGGTTGGGCGATCGCGGCTTTGATTCTGAGCGCTCTAGTTTTTGCCTTATCTCGTCGCTGGATCGAAAAAGTAGATTTATTAATTATTTCAGTAATTTCCTCAGTTACTGTCGTTTTAATTCCCGCCCTGCACGCCAATCTCAACGTTTCTAGCATTTTGGTTCTGGCGATCGGTGGCGGATTAATTGCAGTTGCCCTCACAGCTTTATTTAAAATAATTTATCAACTGCTCGATCGAATTCTGTGA
- a CDS encoding LysR family transcriptional regulator, translating to MSDLPFTLDQLRILKAIAAEGSFKRAADSLYVSQPAVSLQVQNLERQLDVPLFDRGGRRAQLTEAGYLLLNYGEKILSLCQETCRAIEDLQNLQGGTLIVGASQTTGTYLLPRMIGMFRQKYPDVAVQLHVHSTRRTAWSVANGQVDLAIIGGEIPSELHESLQIAPYAEDELALILPVLHPLAKAEKIYKDDLYKLQFIALDSQSTIRKVIDSVLTRCEIDTRRLKIEMELNSIEAIKNAVQSGLGAAFVSVSAIAKELQMGILHRSAIEGVVVRRTLAAILNPNRYRSKAADAFIREILPQFTTPGWGKELLESPRVAKETIEVVAPEVEEVN from the coding sequence ATGTCTGACCTACCTTTCACCTTAGATCAGTTACGCATTCTTAAAGCGATCGCTGCTGAAGGGAGCTTCAAGCGTGCCGCTGACAGTCTTTATGTTTCTCAACCTGCGGTGAGCTTGCAGGTGCAAAATTTAGAGCGGCAATTGGACGTGCCTTTATTCGACCGAGGCGGACGTAGAGCGCAACTGACAGAAGCAGGGTATCTGCTGCTCAATTATGGAGAAAAAATTCTCAGCCTATGTCAAGAAACCTGTCGGGCAATTGAGGATTTGCAAAACCTTCAAGGCGGAACTCTGATTGTCGGTGCTTCTCAAACTACTGGCACGTACCTTTTGCCCCGCATGATCGGCATGTTTCGTCAAAAATATCCTGATGTCGCGGTACAGTTGCACGTCCACTCAACTCGCCGCACTGCTTGGAGCGTGGCAAACGGACAGGTAGACTTAGCGATCATCGGTGGAGAAATTCCCTCGGAGCTACACGAATCTTTACAGATCGCTCCCTACGCCGAAGACGAGCTAGCCCTAATCTTACCAGTGCTGCACCCCTTAGCAAAAGCCGAGAAAATCTATAAAGACGACCTCTATAAACTTCAGTTCATCGCTCTCGACTCCCAATCGACCATTCGCAAAGTCATTGACTCCGTATTAACTCGCTGCGAGATCGATACGCGACGGCTCAAAATTGAAATGGAACTCAATTCAATTGAGGCAATTAAAAACGCCGTGCAGTCGGGGTTGGGAGCGGCTTTTGTTTCCGTTTCCGCGATCGCCAAAGAGCTACAAATGGGTATCTTGCACCGCTCTGCAATTGAGGGGGTCGTGGTGCGACGGACACTAGCAGCAATCTTAAACCCCAACCGTTACCGCTCGAAAGCTGCCGATGCGTTTATCCGCGAGATTTTACCTCAATTTACAACTCCTGGTTGGGGCAAGGAATTGTTAGAGTCGCCACGAGTTGCCAAGGAAACTATAGAAGTCGTCGCGCCAGAGGTCGAGGAAGTAAATTGA
- a CDS encoding NnrU family protein translates to MNHSWLTPSHFVMLGLLLGFAIAHSGLAALRMQAEKAIGARLYRVLFVSVSLPLAVGLVIYFFNHRYDGAQLWQVQAVPGVREIVWVLSAVSFLFLYPATFNLLEIAAVQKPEVHLYETGIIRITRHPQMVGQLIWCIAHTLWLGTSFTLVTSIGLVLHHLFGVWHGDRRLSQRYSEAFEKVKSRTSIIPFLAIVQGRQTLSWQEFLRPAYIGVAIFIFLLWRSHPLLIQATAKVPW, encoded by the coding sequence ATGAATCACAGTTGGTTAACGCCCAGCCATTTTGTCATGCTGGGTCTATTACTAGGATTTGCGATCGCCCATAGTGGTCTAGCCGCCCTGCGAATGCAGGCAGAAAAAGCGATCGGTGCTAGGCTTTACCGAGTCTTATTTGTAAGCGTCAGCTTACCTTTAGCTGTCGGATTGGTAATTTACTTTTTCAACCATCGCTACGACGGAGCGCAACTCTGGCAAGTGCAAGCTGTCCCAGGCGTGCGCGAGATTGTTTGGGTGCTATCGGCTGTTTCTTTCCTCTTTCTCTATCCTGCCACGTTTAACTTACTGGAAATTGCCGCAGTGCAAAAACCCGAAGTCCACCTCTACGAAACGGGAATTATCCGCATCACCCGTCATCCGCAGATGGTAGGACAGTTGATATGGTGTATTGCCCATACTTTGTGGTTGGGGACGAGTTTTACCCTCGTCACTTCCATTGGCTTAGTCTTGCATCATCTCTTTGGAGTGTGGCATGGCGATCGCCGCTTGAGTCAACGTTATTCAGAAGCATTTGAAAAAGTTAAGTCTCGCACCTCCATCATTCCCTTTCTAGCGATCGTGCAGGGACGGCAAACATTATCTTGGCAAGAATTTCTCCGCCCTGCATACATAGGTGTTGCCATTTTTATCTTTTTATTGTGGCGATCGCATCCACTACTGATCCAAGCTACAGCCAAAGTTCCCTGGTAA
- a CDS encoding thioredoxin family protein: MVLSVNERTFTKEVLESSVPVLVNFWAPWCGLCHLIQPVLSEFHKHGGQHVKIVGVNADENFRLSNTYRLTTLPTLILIEKGIVRQRLDRLHSRDELRQVLKSIQYDYANSVRLEIGARS, translated from the coding sequence ATGGTATTGTCAGTTAACGAGCGGACGTTTACAAAAGAAGTTTTAGAATCTTCAGTTCCAGTTTTGGTCAATTTTTGGGCTCCCTGGTGTGGGTTGTGTCATTTAATCCAACCTGTACTATCAGAGTTTCACAAGCATGGTGGTCAGCACGTCAAGATAGTGGGTGTAAATGCTGATGAAAATTTTAGATTATCCAATACTTATCGACTCACAACCTTACCCACACTGATTTTGATTGAGAAAGGTATTGTCAGACAGCGATTAGATCGCCTACACAGTCGAGATGAACTTCGGCAAGTCCTAAAGTCAATTCAGTACGACTACGCTAACTCTGTTCGACTTGAAATAGGGGCGAGGAGTTAG
- a CDS encoding NAD(P)H-quinone oxidoreductase subunit 5: MEAIYQYAWLIPVLPLVGAMLVGLGLISANQATNRLRQLNAVFVISLMGAATALSFAILWSQIQGHAPYSRTLEWAAAGNFHLSMGYTIDHLTAMMLVVVTTVALLVMVYTDGYMAHDPGYVRFYSYLSLFGSSMLGLVVSSNIVQIYIFWELVGMCSYLLVGFWYDRKAAADACQKAFVVNRVGDFGLLLGILGLYWATNSFEFGEIGERLQTLVESGSISSFLAVVFAVLVFLGPVAKSAQFPLHVWLPDAMEGPTPISALIHAATMVAAGVFLIARMYPLFEGIPAAMNVIAYTGAFTAFLGATIAITQNDIKKGLAYSTISQLGYMVMAMGLGAYGAGLFHLMTHAYFKAMLFLGSGSVIHGMEAVVGHDPVLAQDMRLMGGLRRYMPVTAITFLIGCLAISGIPPFAGFWSKDEILGAAFATNPLLWGVGYLTAGITAFYMFRMYFSTFEGKFRGNEMEIRHELKSAALVPNFGPGAMDTRELAATASSHDSHDHGHSEHPHESPWTMALPLVVLAIPSMLIGLVGTPFANYFEEFIYPPSETAAMAMEKAAEFEPTEFYTLAGASVGISLLGITLASLMYLWRKIDPAAIAAKIQPLYELSLNKWYFDDIYYKVFVLGSRRLARQVMEVDYRVVDGAVNLTGFFTLISGEGLKYLENGRAQFYALIVFAAVLGMVIVFGVT; the protein is encoded by the coding sequence ATGGAAGCAATCTATCAATATGCCTGGCTGATTCCGGTATTACCTCTGGTCGGGGCGATGCTGGTCGGTCTGGGGTTAATATCGGCAAATCAGGCGACTAACCGCCTGCGGCAACTCAATGCTGTATTTGTCATCTCTTTAATGGGAGCAGCAACGGCACTGTCTTTCGCGATTCTTTGGAGTCAAATTCAAGGACACGCGCCCTATAGCAGAACCCTGGAATGGGCAGCAGCCGGAAATTTCCATTTAAGTATGGGATATACGATCGACCATCTGACAGCCATGATGTTGGTGGTAGTGACCACGGTAGCTTTGCTAGTGATGGTGTATACCGATGGTTACATGGCTCACGACCCAGGTTACGTGCGCTTCTATTCCTACCTGAGTCTGTTTGGTTCTTCCATGCTCGGTCTGGTAGTCAGCTCCAATATCGTCCAGATTTACATTTTCTGGGAACTAGTGGGGATGTGTTCGTACCTACTAGTTGGGTTCTGGTACGATCGCAAAGCAGCGGCAGATGCTTGTCAAAAAGCATTCGTCGTCAACCGCGTGGGTGACTTTGGTTTATTATTGGGTATTCTAGGGCTTTACTGGGCAACCAACAGTTTTGAGTTTGGCGAAATTGGCGAACGGTTGCAAACTCTGGTTGAATCAGGTTCTATCAGCAGTTTCTTGGCGGTTGTATTCGCCGTTCTCGTATTCTTAGGACCAGTTGCCAAATCAGCTCAGTTTCCTTTGCACGTCTGGCTACCGGACGCGATGGAAGGTCCCACCCCCATTTCGGCTTTGATCCACGCGGCGACGATGGTGGCAGCTGGGGTGTTTTTGATCGCTCGGATGTATCCCTTGTTTGAAGGCATACCAGCGGCAATGAATGTGATTGCTTATACTGGTGCGTTTACAGCATTTTTAGGGGCAACGATCGCAATTACTCAAAACGACATTAAGAAAGGCTTGGCTTATTCCACCATCTCCCAATTGGGTTATATGGTGATGGCAATGGGTTTAGGCGCGTATGGCGCGGGATTGTTCCACTTAATGACCCACGCTTACTTCAAAGCAATGCTCTTCCTTGGCTCCGGTTCGGTCATTCACGGGATGGAAGCTGTTGTCGGTCACGATCCCGTTTTGGCGCAGGATATGCGACTCATGGGAGGATTGCGGCGCTACATGCCTGTGACGGCGATTACCTTTTTGATTGGCTGTTTGGCAATTTCGGGAATTCCGCCTTTTGCTGGTTTTTGGTCGAAAGACGAGATTCTAGGGGCAGCTTTTGCCACGAATCCTTTACTTTGGGGTGTAGGTTACCTGACAGCAGGAATTACGGCTTTCTACATGTTTCGGATGTATTTCTCGACATTTGAAGGGAAATTCCGAGGCAATGAAATGGAAATCCGCCACGAACTCAAATCCGCAGCCCTCGTACCCAATTTTGGTCCAGGGGCGATGGATACGCGCGAATTGGCAGCAACCGCCAGCAGCCACGACAGTCACGACCACGGACACAGCGAACATCCTCATGAGTCCCCTTGGACGATGGCTCTACCTTTGGTAGTCCTAGCTATACCGTCGATGCTGATTGGTCTGGTGGGTACGCCGTTTGCTAATTACTTTGAGGAATTTATCTATCCTCCCAGCGAAACTGCGGCTATGGCGATGGAGAAAGCTGCCGAGTTCGAGCCGACAGAATTCTACACTTTGGCAGGGGCTTCGGTAGGGATTTCTTTGCTAGGAATTACTTTGGCTTCGTTGATGTATTTGTGGCGCAAGATCGATCCTGCCGCGATCGCTGCCAAAATTCAACCACTTTACGAGCTATCGCTTAACAAGTGGTACTTTGACGACATTTACTACAAAGTGTTCGTCTTGGGTAGCCGTCGCCTTGCCCGTCAAGTCATGGAAGTCGATTATCGTGTGGTCGATGGTGCGGTGAACCTCACGGGCTTCTTTACGCTGATTAGCGGTGAAGGCTTAAAATACCTAGAAAACGGTCGCGCCCAATTCTATGCCTTGATTGTGTTTGCCGCAGTTCTCGGTATGGTAATCGTGTTTGGCGTAACTTAA
- a CDS encoding NAD(P)H-quinone oxidoreductase subunit 4: MNTANFPWLTIVILFPIVASLFIPLLPPSKEGSTGRWYALVVGLIDFAIIVYAFYTQYDLANPELQLVERYAWVPQLDLNWSVGVDGLSMPLVILTGFITTLATLAAWPVTLKPRLFYFLLLAMYGGQIAVFAVQDMLLFFLVWELELIPVYLLLAIWGGKKRQYAATKFILYTAGGSLFILVAGLTMAFYGDTVTFDMRSLAAKDIPLNFQLWLYGAFLIAYGVKLPIFPLHTWLPDAHGEATAPVHMLLAGILLKMGGYALIRMNAGMLPDAHAFFAPAMVILGVVNIIYAALTSFAQRNLKRKIAYSSISHMGFVVIGIASFTDLGLNGAILQMISHGMIGASLFFLVGATYDRTHTLMLDEMGGVGQQMRKIFAMWTTCSMASLALPGMSGFVAELMVFVGFATSDAYNPTFKVIIVFLMAVGVILTPIYLLSMLREIFYGQENKELTSHEALIDAEPREIFIIACLLVPIIGIGLYPKMLTQMYDATTVQLTAHLRQSVPTLAEQKPTPAVSLKAPQLAIE, encoded by the coding sequence ATGAATACAGCTAATTTTCCCTGGCTGACAATCGTAATTCTGTTTCCAATCGTTGCCTCGCTATTCATCCCGCTACTGCCACCCTCCAAAGAGGGATCGACGGGGCGCTGGTATGCTCTGGTAGTGGGGCTAATCGATTTTGCAATTATCGTTTACGCGTTTTACACTCAGTACGATCTGGCTAATCCAGAGTTGCAATTGGTGGAAAGGTACGCCTGGGTTCCCCAATTAGACTTGAATTGGTCGGTAGGGGTCGATGGTTTGTCGATGCCCTTGGTGATTTTGACAGGGTTTATCACGACGCTGGCAACTCTAGCGGCTTGGCCCGTAACTTTAAAGCCACGTCTGTTCTACTTTCTGTTGCTGGCAATGTATGGCGGACAAATTGCTGTATTCGCCGTGCAGGATATGTTGTTGTTTTTCCTGGTGTGGGAACTAGAACTGATTCCTGTCTACTTGTTGCTGGCAATCTGGGGTGGTAAGAAACGGCAATATGCTGCGACCAAATTCATTTTGTACACTGCTGGCGGGTCGCTATTTATTTTGGTAGCTGGTCTGACGATGGCATTCTACGGTGATACCGTAACATTTGACATGCGATCGCTGGCTGCTAAAGATATTCCCCTTAACTTTCAGCTTTGGCTGTATGGGGCTTTTCTGATTGCCTACGGCGTAAAATTACCAATCTTCCCGTTACACACTTGGCTACCCGATGCCCACGGTGAAGCGACAGCCCCAGTACATATGTTGCTGGCTGGTATCCTGCTGAAAATGGGCGGCTATGCCCTAATTCGGATGAATGCGGGGATGCTTCCCGATGCTCACGCTTTCTTTGCCCCTGCGATGGTCATTCTGGGGGTAGTAAATATCATCTATGCTGCTTTAACATCTTTTGCCCAGCGGAACTTGAAGCGCAAAATTGCTTATTCTTCAATTTCTCACATGGGATTTGTGGTCATTGGGATCGCTTCCTTCACCGATTTAGGATTGAATGGCGCGATCTTGCAAATGATTTCCCACGGTATGATTGGCGCGAGTCTTTTCTTCTTGGTAGGGGCTACTTACGATCGCACCCATACCCTAATGTTGGATGAAATGGGTGGTGTCGGGCAACAAATGCGGAAGATCTTCGCCATGTGGACGACTTGTTCGATGGCATCTTTAGCGCTGCCAGGTATGAGCGGTTTTGTCGCAGAATTGATGGTATTTGTAGGCTTTGCAACTAGCGATGCTTATAACCCCACCTTCAAAGTAATTATCGTCTTTCTGATGGCAGTGGGCGTAATCTTGACCCCGATTTATCTCCTTTCCATGCTGCGAGAGATTTTCTACGGGCAGGAGAACAAAGAGTTAACTTCTCACGAAGCTTTGATTGATGCCGAACCACGAGAAATATTTATTATCGCCTGCTTGCTAGTACCAATTATCGGTATTGGCTTGTACCCGAAAATGCTGACTCAAATGTATGATGCCACAACCGTACAATTGACAGCTCATTTACGGCAATCAGTGCCAACATTAGCAGAACAAAAGCCAACACCAGCTGTATCTTTGAAAGCACCTCAATTGGCGATCGAATAG
- a CDS encoding class II fructose-bisphosphate aldolase has product MLASTQELLQTARQNIYAIGAFNIYNLEGVKAVVSAAEANRSAAMLQIHPSALKYGRSALVAMCLEAARAATVPIAVHLDHSTNASDIRQALTAGMNSIMADGSHLSYAENMGFTREMTRLAHKSGAIVEAEIGRISGTEDGLTIAEKEAKMTDPAQAVEFVRTTRVDALAVTIGNVHGEYKSPPRLDFDRLARIRRLIDIPLVLHGASGLPAWMISRSIQLGVCKFNVNTEVRQAYMRSLKSEVCAGNGSDLLDMAGVAIAAMQEVIAEKLHLFGSVGKAHLHETPYARILAGLKRFSH; this is encoded by the coding sequence ATGCTTGCTTCTACCCAAGAACTCCTCCAAACAGCACGGCAGAATATTTACGCGATCGGAGCCTTTAATATCTATAACTTGGAGGGAGTCAAAGCGGTAGTGAGTGCAGCCGAGGCAAATCGTAGTGCTGCTATGTTGCAGATCCATCCCAGTGCCTTAAAGTACGGGAGATCGGCGTTAGTAGCAATGTGCTTGGAAGCCGCACGCGCTGCTACAGTCCCTATTGCCGTCCACTTAGACCACAGCACTAACGCCAGCGATATTCGCCAAGCCCTTACAGCAGGCATGAACTCGATTATGGCGGATGGTTCCCACTTATCATATGCAGAAAACATGGGATTTACGCGGGAGATGACGCGCCTTGCCCATAAATCTGGTGCGATCGTCGAAGCTGAAATTGGTCGGATCAGCGGTACTGAAGATGGCTTAACGATCGCGGAAAAAGAAGCCAAAATGACCGATCCCGCCCAAGCTGTGGAATTCGTCCGTACAACGCGGGTGGATGCCTTGGCAGTCACGATTGGTAACGTTCACGGAGAATATAAAAGTCCACCCCGTTTGGATTTCGATCGCCTTGCTCGCATTCGCCGCTTAATTGATATTCCCCTCGTCTTGCATGGCGCGTCGGGATTACCAGCGTGGATGATTAGCCGTTCCATCCAATTAGGCGTGTGTAAGTTTAATGTCAATACTGAAGTACGACAAGCTTATATGCGATCGCTCAAATCAGAAGTTTGTGCGGGTAATGGCAGCGACTTACTCGATATGGCAGGCGTGGCGATCGCGGCTATGCAGGAAGTGATTGCCGAAAAATTGCATCTCTTCGGCTCTGTCGGCAAGGCACACCTGCACGAAACGCCCTATGCCCGAATCTTAGCTGGATTAAAACGTTTTTCCCATTAA
- a CDS encoding HAD family hydrolase, with the protein MATIQCKDKRFSNIQAIVFDKDGTLENSEEYLRNLGQKRSRLIDAQIPGIGEPLLMAFGINGDRLDPTGLLAVGSRRETEIAAAAYIAETGRSWFESLAIARRTFEEADRYIGTAPSPLFVGSLEVLKYLSDAGLKLGILSAASTERVRAFVQRHQLEAYVQLQMGVDTGVSKPDPVLFLQACQALGVAPHDTLMVGDSAADIEMARNAGAAGCIGICWGRPEAAHLEAADVAISQLDEIQVIF; encoded by the coding sequence ATGGCAACAATTCAGTGTAAAGACAAGCGCTTCAGTAATATCCAAGCAATTGTCTTCGATAAAGATGGCACGTTAGAAAATTCTGAAGAGTATTTACGCAATTTAGGACAAAAGCGATCGCGCCTGATCGATGCCCAAATTCCTGGGATTGGCGAACCTCTGCTGATGGCATTTGGAATTAATGGCGATCGCCTCGATCCGACAGGACTGTTAGCCGTGGGCAGTCGGCGCGAAACGGAAATTGCCGCAGCTGCTTATATCGCCGAGACTGGGCGCAGTTGGTTTGAATCCTTGGCGATCGCCCGTCGTACCTTTGAGGAAGCCGATCGGTATATTGGTACTGCCCCTTCGCCCCTATTTGTAGGCAGCTTGGAAGTACTGAAATATCTCAGCGATGCTGGTCTCAAACTGGGAATTCTTTCCGCCGCTTCCACCGAACGAGTTCGCGCCTTCGTTCAGCGCCATCAACTAGAAGCTTACGTGCAGTTACAGATGGGTGTAGATACTGGTGTCAGTAAACCCGATCCGGTACTATTTTTGCAAGCCTGTCAAGCCTTGGGTGTAGCGCCCCACGATACTTTAATGGTAGGAGATTCCGCTGCCGATATTGAAATGGCACGCAACGCAGGGGCAGCGGGTTGTATCGGTATCTGTTGGGGCAGACCAGAAGCCGCCCATTTAGAAGCAGCAGACGTGGCGATTTCCCAACTCGATGAAATTCAGGTGATTTTTTAA
- a CDS encoding GNAT family N-acetyltransferase, translating into MTFSVMGFILRQARLDERVQIERLIAASARGLSRADYTDEQIEAAIASVFGVDTDLIVDGTYFVAEATEMLVGCGGWSKRKTLFGGDRYSDRESGYLDPNCDAAKIRAFFVHPDWARQGIGRAILQRCELQAQASGFRSLELMATLPGVKLYRAYGYTGSDSVTYTIGNGVSIEFVPMSKTIAQL; encoded by the coding sequence TTGACTTTCTCGGTAATGGGCTTCATTTTACGACAAGCACGCCTGGACGAGCGTGTCCAAATCGAACGATTAATTGCTGCTTCTGCACGGGGTTTGAGTCGAGCAGATTATACTGACGAGCAGATTGAAGCTGCGATCGCTTCGGTTTTTGGTGTCGATACAGATCTGATTGTAGATGGTACGTACTTTGTTGCCGAAGCGACTGAAATGTTAGTGGGGTGCGGTGGTTGGAGTAAACGCAAAACGCTATTTGGCGGCGATCGCTATAGCGATCGCGAGTCAGGCTATCTCGATCCCAACTGCGATGCGGCAAAAATTCGGGCTTTTTTCGTCCATCCTGACTGGGCAAGACAAGGTATCGGCAGAGCAATTTTACAACGATGCGAACTCCAAGCTCAAGCCAGTGGTTTTCGATCGCTGGAATTAATGGCAACCTTACCAGGAGTCAAACTGTATCGAGCATATGGGTATACGGGTAGCGATTCCGTTACCTATACAATTGGCAACGGAGTCAGCATTGAATTTGTCCCCATGAGCAAAACAATCGCGCAACTGTAG